From Chryseobacterium shandongense, the proteins below share one genomic window:
- a CDS encoding acyl-ACP desaturase, translated as MYQKLVRKEVMGILEKEVGSFLDKFLTPIEKIWQPSDYLPDPSSSEFKYDLEEIQTFAREMPYDLFVTLIGDCITEEALPSYESWLMGVDGVDQEQREVGWAHWVRAWTAEENRHGDLLSKYLYLCGRVNMREVEVTTQYLINDGFDLGTSMDPYRNFIYTSFQETATNISHRRVGTLAKQSGNGKLAKMCGVIAADEARHAKAYKHFVAKILEIDPSEMIIAFEDMMRKKIVMPAHMMRQSGQKAGELWGHFSDAAQRCMVYTGQDYINILKDLLDEWKIEHVKGLNEKAEKAQEYLMKLPGRLQKITDRISTPDLQFQFSWVKN; from the coding sequence ATGTATCAAAAGCTTGTTAGGAAAGAAGTAATGGGAATTTTGGAAAAGGAAGTGGGCTCTTTTCTGGATAAATTTTTAACGCCAATCGAAAAGATATGGCAGCCTTCTGATTATCTTCCTGATCCTTCAAGCTCAGAATTTAAATATGATCTTGAAGAAATTCAGACGTTCGCCCGCGAAATGCCCTACGATCTTTTCGTAACGCTTATCGGAGACTGTATTACAGAAGAAGCTTTACCTTCTTATGAGTCCTGGCTAATGGGGGTAGACGGTGTAGATCAGGAACAAAGAGAAGTAGGCTGGGCACACTGGGTAAGAGCCTGGACAGCCGAAGAAAACAGACACGGAGATCTTTTGAGCAAATACCTTTATTTGTGCGGAAGAGTAAATATGAGAGAAGTGGAAGTAACCACTCAATATTTAATCAACGATGGTTTCGATTTGGGAACAAGCATGGATCCGTACAGAAATTTCATCTACACGAGTTTTCAGGAAACGGCGACCAATATTTCTCACAGAAGAGTAGGAACATTGGCAAAACAATCCGGAAACGGAAAACTGGCTAAAATGTGCGGTGTTATCGCTGCAGATGAAGCAAGACACGCAAAAGCATACAAACACTTTGTAGCAAAAATTTTGGAAATTGATCCTTCTGAAATGATTATCGCATTTGAAGATATGATGCGTAAAAAAATCGTGATGCCGGCTCACATGATGAGACAATCCGGACAAAAAGCAGGAGAGCTTTGGGGACATTTCTCGGATGCGGCGCAAAGATGTATGGTATACACCGGACAGGATTATATCAATATCCTAAAAGACCTTCTCGACGAATGGAAAATAGAACACGTTAAAGGTCTTAACGAAAAAGCCGAAAAAGCACAGGAATATCTTATGAAACTCCCGGGAAGACTTCAGAAAATTACGGACAGAATATCAACTCCGGATCTGCAGTTCCAGTTCAGCTGGGTAAAAAATTAA
- a CDS encoding translation initiation factor yields MDLRDQLKNLFPDHEEQDFKMPEEQFRQKEPLVCKFEKKGRNGKPVTIVEGWEGTEEELKKISKKIKTTLGIGGSEKDGTIIIQGDNRDKIMDILKEMGYKTKRVGG; encoded by the coding sequence ATGGATTTAAGAGATCAACTGAAAAATCTTTTTCCTGATCATGAAGAGCAGGATTTTAAAATGCCTGAAGAACAATTCAGGCAAAAAGAACCTTTGGTATGCAAATTTGAAAAGAAAGGCAGAAATGGTAAGCCTGTAACGATTGTTGAAGGTTGGGAAGGCACAGAAGAAGAACTGAAGAAAATATCAAAGAAAATAAAAACCACCTTGGGAATCGGTGGCTCTGAAAAGGATGGAACGATTATAATCCAGGGAGATAATCGTGATAAAATAATGGATATCCTTAAAGAAATGGGATACAAGACCAAAAGGGTCGGCGGATAG
- a CDS encoding hybrid sensor histidine kinase/response regulator, producing MILIVDDNQSNLYSLKKLLESKDFQVDTADSGEIALGKALKNDYALIILDVQMPDMDGFEVAETLAGYSKTKEVPIIFLSAVNTEKRFITRGYASGGKDYVTKPVDPEILLLKVKTFYSLQEQNLALKKTQQSLELEVKGRRESQVTMKSQIDHFHLMLESLPQIAFTITEEGDVDFVNCKWHQYSKSAKEFPETHPDDFNIKEEFKRCRKKGTALELEARIKNIDSGKYRYHLLRVTPVYDGDAIKNWVGTFTDIDDQKKVEKEKDEFLSIASHELKTPLTSIKAYVQLLERKLKLDKESAEAGFVTKVQDQIEKLNTLITDLLDVSKIENGKLKITKKPTNLESVISNAIDTILQTHDENRVKIKRDGIKPDILIPLDEIRIEQVLINFLTNAIKYSPKNNQVIVTTFVDEEEQEVKVNVTDFGIGIPDFKQEAVFRKFYRVEESSLQFQGMGIGLFICSEIIKQHHGSIGVSSKVDEGSTFYFTLPLN from the coding sequence ATGATCTTAATTGTTGATGATAACCAGAGTAACCTCTATTCTCTGAAAAAACTTCTGGAATCAAAGGATTTTCAGGTAGATACGGCAGACTCAGGTGAGATAGCGTTGGGAAAAGCACTGAAAAATGATTATGCCTTAATTATTTTAGACGTACAAATGCCCGATATGGACGGCTTTGAAGTTGCTGAAACCCTTGCCGGCTACAGCAAAACAAAAGAAGTGCCTATTATATTTCTTTCTGCGGTAAATACAGAGAAAAGATTTATTACACGCGGTTACGCTTCGGGAGGAAAAGACTATGTCACAAAACCTGTTGATCCCGAAATTCTTTTGCTGAAAGTAAAAACATTTTACAGCCTTCAGGAACAAAATCTCGCACTGAAGAAAACACAGCAAAGCCTGGAGCTTGAAGTGAAAGGCAGAAGAGAGTCGCAGGTAACTATGAAGTCACAGATTGATCATTTTCACCTTATGCTGGAATCATTACCTCAAATTGCGTTTACGATAACCGAGGAAGGGGATGTAGACTTTGTAAATTGTAAATGGCATCAATATTCTAAATCAGCAAAAGAGTTTCCTGAAACCCATCCTGACGATTTCAATATCAAAGAAGAATTTAAACGCTGCAGGAAAAAGGGAACCGCATTAGAGCTTGAAGCCCGAATTAAAAATATTGATTCTGGTAAGTACCGATATCATCTCCTTAGAGTAACTCCTGTCTATGACGGTGATGCCATTAAAAACTGGGTAGGAACCTTCACGGATATCGATGATCAGAAAAAAGTAGAAAAGGAAAAGGATGAATTCCTGAGTATTGCCAGCCACGAACTCAAAACTCCTTTAACAAGTATAAAAGCGTACGTTCAATTGCTTGAAAGAAAACTTAAGCTTGACAAAGAAAGTGCTGAAGCAGGTTTTGTTACAAAAGTTCAGGATCAGATCGAAAAACTCAATACGCTTATTACCGATCTGCTTGATGTTTCCAAAATAGAGAACGGCAAACTGAAAATCACTAAGAAACCAACCAATCTCGAAAGTGTTATCAGCAACGCTATAGACACAATTCTTCAGACTCATGATGAGAACCGTGTAAAAATAAAACGCGATGGTATTAAGCCTGATATTCTTATTCCGCTTGATGAAATCCGTATTGAGCAGGTTTTAATTAATTTTTTAACAAATGCTATTAAATATTCTCCAAAAAACAATCAGGTAATCGTAACTACTTTTGTAGATGAAGAAGAACAGGAAGTAAAGGTAAACGTTACCGACTTCGGAATCGGTATACCGGATTTTAAACAAGAAGCTGTTTTCCGTAAATTTTACCGTGTGGAAGAATCTTCTCTGCAATTTCAGGGGATGGGGATAGGTTTGTTCATCTGCTCCGAAATTATAAAGCAGCATCACGGAAGTATCGGAGTTTCGAGTAAAGTAGATGAAGGATCTACATTTTATTTCACATTACCATTAAACTAA
- a CDS encoding Crp/Fnr family transcriptional regulator — protein MLIEEKLLMSYGAEVEDLDPSYVIFDEGSTPKYYYQIIKGRIKLNHYNDEGKELILAILSKGLSVCELLLFIDEKYPVNAIAFEETTVIKLPKTDFVRLLDDNPQISRDINKFLSERLYQKYIMLENNASLRPDVRIKGALNYQKSFSDDQSQFSFEVPLTRQQIASITALRVETVIRSIKKLEKEGFLKIINRKIFI, from the coding sequence ATGTTAATTGAAGAAAAACTATTAATGTCTTACGGAGCAGAAGTGGAAGACCTGGATCCTTCGTACGTGATATTCGATGAAGGCAGCACACCGAAATATTATTATCAGATCATCAAAGGAAGAATAAAGCTTAACCATTATAATGATGAAGGAAAAGAGCTTATCCTTGCCATTCTAAGCAAAGGGCTTAGTGTATGCGAGCTTTTATTGTTTATTGATGAAAAATATCCGGTTAATGCCATTGCATTTGAGGAAACAACAGTTATAAAATTGCCAAAAACCGATTTTGTACGCCTTCTAGATGATAATCCACAGATTTCAAGAGATATCAATAAATTTTTATCTGAGCGTCTTTATCAGAAGTATATTATGCTTGAAAATAATGCTTCTTTACGGCCTGATGTTCGTATAAAAGGAGCACTCAATTATCAGAAAAGTTTCAGTGACGATCAGTCTCAGTTTTCATTCGAGGTTCCTCTTACCAGACAACAAATAGCATCTATAACGGCTTTACGGGTTGAAACTGTTATAAGGAGCATTAAAAAGCTTGAAAAGGAAGGATTTCTGAAAATCATTAATAGAAAAATATTTATTTAG
- the gpmI gene encoding 2,3-bisphosphoglycerate-independent phosphoglycerate mutase, translating into MSKKAILAILDGWGLGMNPDVSAIDKANTPFIDNCLKNFPHTTLEASGLAVGLPAGQMGNSEVGHMNLGAGRVVYQNLVKLNMAVENGSLGQQKVIQDAFEYAKRENKKVHFIGLVSDGGVHSHINHLKGLLTAAHEFGLHENVFVHAFTDGRDCDPHSGKGFIEDLQNHMEKTVGKLASVVGRYYAMDRDKRWERVKIAYDAMVEGVGAHTTNPFLEIQKSYDENITDEFMKPIIMIDSTAIGNVVPIGKITDHDVVICFNFRTDRGREITEVLTQNDKPEYFMRKLPLYYVTLTNYDKTFRDVHVVFDEEVLHETMGEILERNHKTQIRIAETEKYPHVTFFFSGGREEPFNGEKRLLCPSPKDVPTYDLKPEMSAYDITNAILPELENETADFICLNFANTDMVGHTGVFQAAVKAAETVDQCIEKVASTAYEHGYAVFILADHGNSDVMINPDGSPNTQHSTNLVPFIVLDKERTWNLKPGKLGDVAPTILKVMGVEIPEIMTGEILIS; encoded by the coding sequence ATGTCGAAAAAAGCAATATTAGCAATCCTTGACGGATGGGGATTGGGGATGAATCCTGACGTTTCAGCCATTGATAAAGCCAACACACCATTTATAGATAACTGCCTGAAAAACTTTCCGCATACAACCCTTGAAGCAAGTGGTCTGGCGGTAGGATTACCTGCAGGACAAATGGGAAATTCCGAAGTAGGACACATGAATCTGGGAGCGGGAAGAGTGGTGTATCAAAATCTGGTAAAGCTTAATATGGCCGTTGAAAACGGTTCTTTAGGCCAGCAGAAAGTGATCCAGGATGCATTTGAATATGCTAAACGAGAAAACAAAAAAGTACACTTTATCGGCCTGGTTTCAGATGGAGGGGTACATTCCCATATTAATCACCTTAAAGGGCTTCTTACGGCGGCACACGAATTTGGCTTGCATGAAAACGTATTTGTTCATGCATTTACAGATGGTCGAGACTGCGATCCTCATTCCGGAAAAGGTTTTATTGAAGATCTTCAGAATCACATGGAAAAAACCGTAGGTAAGCTTGCTTCTGTTGTAGGAAGATACTATGCCATGGACAGAGACAAACGTTGGGAGCGTGTAAAAATAGCATACGATGCCATGGTAGAGGGAGTGGGAGCGCATACAACCAATCCATTTCTGGAAATTCAGAAATCATACGATGAAAATATTACGGATGAATTTATGAAACCGATTATCATGATTGATTCTACAGCCATTGGAAATGTTGTTCCCATAGGTAAAATTACAGATCATGACGTGGTTATATGTTTTAATTTCCGTACAGACAGAGGCCGTGAAATTACAGAAGTGCTTACTCAGAACGACAAACCGGAATATTTCATGAGAAAGCTTCCGTTGTATTATGTAACCTTAACAAATTACGATAAAACATTCCGTGATGTACACGTAGTTTTTGACGAAGAAGTACTTCATGAAACAATGGGTGAAATTCTGGAAAGAAATCACAAAACACAGATCAGGATTGCAGAAACCGAAAAATACCCTCACGTAACATTCTTTTTTTCAGGAGGAAGGGAAGAACCTTTTAACGGAGAAAAAAGACTGCTTTGCCCGAGTCCTAAAGACGTTCCTACTTATGACCTGAAACCGGAAATGTCAGCTTACGATATTACCAACGCCATTCTGCCGGAACTGGAAAATGAAACTGCTGATTTTATATGTTTAAATTTTGCCAATACCGATATGGTAGGGCATACAGGTGTTTTCCAGGCAGCTGTGAAAGCTGCAGAAACAGTAGATCAGTGTATTGAAAAAGTAGCCTCAACTGCTTATGAGCATGGGTATGCGGTTTTCATTCTTGCCGACCACGGAAATTCTGACGTAATGATCAATCCGGATGGATCTCCCAATACACAGCATTCAACGAATCTTGTACCTTTTATCGTGTTGGATAAAGAACGTACCTGGAATTTAAAACCTGGTAAGCTGGGTGATGTGGCACCAACTATTTTAAAAGTGATGGGTGTAGAGATTCCGGAAATTATGACCGGAGAAATATTAATAAGTTAA
- the map gene encoding type I methionyl aminopeptidase — MIQLKTIDELRLMKESARLVSKTLGMLAKEIKPGITTLYLDKLAHDFIKDHGAEPAFLGYGGFPYSLCISPNEQVVHGFPSKEEIKEGDVLSVDCGAVLNGFVGDHAYTFEIGEVKPETKKLLKVAKESLYKGIEQCIRGKRIGDISHAIQAHCEKEGYGVVRELVGHGVGRQMHEDPQVPNYGRQGSGKVIKDGLTIAIEPMINLGTEKVKFHNDGWTVTTLDNKPSAHFEHDVAVINGKPVLLSTFQYIYDALGIESDEEKAFQLDF; from the coding sequence ATGATTCAGTTAAAAACAATAGACGAGCTTCGTCTTATGAAAGAAAGTGCCCGATTGGTTTCCAAGACATTAGGAATGCTGGCAAAAGAAATCAAACCGGGAATTACCACTTTATACTTGGATAAACTGGCTCATGATTTTATTAAAGATCATGGCGCTGAACCCGCATTTTTAGGGTATGGAGGATTTCCGTATTCTCTTTGCATTTCGCCCAATGAGCAGGTTGTTCATGGTTTTCCAAGTAAGGAAGAAATCAAAGAAGGAGATGTTCTTTCGGTAGACTGCGGAGCGGTTTTAAATGGCTTTGTGGGTGATCATGCTTACACCTTCGAAATCGGTGAAGTAAAACCGGAAACCAAAAAACTTCTGAAAGTTGCCAAAGAATCTCTTTACAAGGGAATCGAGCAGTGCATCCGTGGAAAAAGAATAGGGGATATCTCTCATGCAATTCAAGCTCATTGTGAGAAGGAAGGCTATGGGGTGGTAAGAGAGCTTGTAGGACATGGCGTGGGAAGACAAATGCATGAAGATCCTCAGGTCCCGAATTACGGCAGACAAGGAAGTGGAAAAGTAATCAAAGACGGGCTTACGATTGCCATTGAACCAATGATCAATCTAGGTACTGAAAAAGTGAAATTCCACAATGACGGCTGGACGGTAACAACTCTTGATAATAAGCCTTCCGCACATTTTGAGCATGATGTTGCGGTGATCAATGGGAAACCTGTGTTACTATCTACTTTCCAGTATATTTATGATGCATTAGGTATCGAAAGTGACGAAGAGAAAGCTTTTCAATTGGATTTTTAA
- a CDS encoding DMT family transporter produces MNWIILVIAGLFEVAFASCLGKVKETSGTTMYLWFGGFLISLTISMLLLIKATQTLPIGTAYAVWTGIGAVGTVLMGIFFFKDPVSFWRIFFIVTLIASIIGLKAVSSH; encoded by the coding sequence ATGAATTGGATTATTTTAGTTATTGCGGGCTTGTTTGAGGTTGCCTTTGCATCTTGTCTGGGAAAAGTGAAAGAAACGAGCGGAACCACTATGTATCTTTGGTTTGGAGGCTTCCTGATCTCTCTTACCATCAGTATGCTTCTGCTTATTAAAGCTACCCAAACCTTACCTATTGGCACTGCTTATGCTGTTTGGACAGGCATAGGCGCAGTGGGAACGGTTTTAATGGGAATTTTCTTTTTTAAAGATCCTGTAAGCTTCTGGAGAATATTTTTTATAGTCACGCTAATCGCTTCTATTATCGGTTTAAAAGCTGTTTCTTCGCATTAA
- a CDS encoding cyanophycinase, with amino-acid sequence MAKGRLLIIGGKEDKDGSTPDMEGKNKDFSPNEILKLLTVSKDDRIEIITAASSEPESMRKTYTKTFNEIGYSNFDFLEVCETQLHTDYQLKRVSAAKTVFFTGGDQDRIYEKLKDSALKSLIKEKYNNESGFTIAGTSAGAMCLPEIIILEAVNGEAMLEHDIELNSGLGFIDNCIIDTHFVHRARFGRLAHAVILYRHCWGIGLGEDTALLIEEGGHATCKGSGMVWLLNAENIGQTNIDSVEKGSPIYAENLKVHILTDGCMFDFKEKIFKGSR; translated from the coding sequence ATGGCAAAAGGAAGATTATTAATAATAGGAGGAAAGGAAGATAAAGACGGCAGCACTCCTGATATGGAAGGAAAAAATAAGGATTTTTCACCTAATGAAATTCTGAAGCTTCTCACGGTGTCAAAGGATGACCGTATCGAGATTATTACCGCAGCAAGCTCAGAGCCGGAAAGTATGCGCAAAACATATACGAAAACATTTAACGAAATAGGATATTCCAATTTTGATTTTCTTGAAGTTTGTGAAACCCAGCTTCATACAGATTATCAGCTTAAAAGAGTTTCGGCGGCAAAGACGGTATTTTTTACGGGAGGTGATCAGGACAGGATATACGAAAAGTTAAAGGATTCTGCATTAAAGAGTCTTATTAAAGAAAAGTATAACAATGAAAGTGGTTTTACTATTGCAGGAACCAGTGCGGGAGCAATGTGCTTACCGGAAATTATTATTCTGGAAGCTGTAAACGGTGAAGCAATGTTGGAGCATGATATTGAACTCAATTCCGGGCTGGGATTTATTGATAATTGCATTATAGATACTCATTTTGTACATCGTGCAAGATTCGGAAGACTTGCACACGCGGTTATCCTTTATCGCCATTGTTGGGGAATTGGGTTGGGTGAAGATACGGCTCTATTGATTGAAGAGGGAGGTCATGCAACTTGTAAAGGATCCGGAATGGTATGGCTGCTCAATGCAGAAAATATCGGGCAGACGAATATTGATTCGGTAGAAAAAGGATCTCCTATTTATGCGGAAAACCTTAAAGTCCATATTTTAACCGACGGTTGCATGTTTGATTTTAAAGAAAAAATATTTAAAGGTTCAAGGTAA
- a CDS encoding class I SAM-dependent methyltransferase, with protein MKKVAKFLLNKIPRPMLIKLSIWTRPLIYQLFKGDRFVDPIDGRSYRKFLPYGYGKQRENALSPGTLSLERHRQMWLYLQNETDFFIKNHKVLHIAPEQEFLRKFKRMRNLDYISADLFSPIVDVKADILDLPFADESFDIIFCNHVLEHIIDDAKAMSELYRVLRPGGWGILQVPMKNSLEKTYEDFTITDPKERQKHFGQYDHVRWYGMDYFERLQKAGFETDANFYSQQFSDEEIEKYGLRKNEILPIVYKK; from the coding sequence ATGAAAAAGGTCGCCAAATTTTTATTAAATAAAATTCCCCGTCCAATGCTGATCAAATTAAGCATTTGGACGCGACCACTCATTTATCAGCTTTTTAAAGGAGACCGTTTTGTTGATCCTATTGACGGACGGTCATACAGGAAATTTCTTCCGTACGGATATGGCAAACAGCGCGAAAATGCATTGTCTCCCGGAACTTTAAGCCTCGAAAGGCACCGCCAGATGTGGTTGTATCTTCAGAATGAAACGGATTTTTTTATTAAAAACCATAAAGTTCTACACATCGCTCCGGAACAGGAGTTTCTTCGGAAATTCAAGAGAATGAGAAATCTGGATTATATTTCCGCAGATCTCTTTTCTCCCATCGTAGATGTAAAAGCAGATATTCTCGATCTTCCTTTTGCCGATGAAAGTTTTGATATTATTTTCTGCAATCATGTATTGGAACATATTATCGATGATGCAAAAGCGATGAGTGAATTGTACAGAGTCCTGAGACCTGGGGGATGGGGAATTTTACAAGTTCCAATGAAGAATTCCCTTGAAAAAACCTATGAAGATTTCACCATCACAGACCCTAAAGAACGCCAGAAACATTTCGGGCAGTACGATCATGTTCGCTGGTACGGAATGGATTACTTTGAAAGACTTCAAAAAGCAGGCTTTGAAACAGATGCCAATTTCTATTCGCAGCAGTTTTCCGATGAAGAAATTGAAAAATATGGACTTAGGAAAAATGAAATTCTGCCTATCGTTTATAAAAAATAA
- a CDS encoding leucine-rich repeat domain-containing protein: protein MKKLFFSVPLLIFLQAKAQIDPVKYPTYTNMEDALKSGKTVYSMSFRGKTMFNLPAEIQKLDSIFFLNLMENKFEKMDESIFKLKELTILNLNENSIKYIPDEIAELQKLENFSINLNSLTHINSNVAKLKRLKTIHLDANNLNVFPEALLEIPGLEEINLQGNQISFIAKDLDKIKNLRSLNLSSNQINDLGKLEFPGQLKYLELQQNSIAELPDGLFKSKQLEFLNVSQNNIKEISAKVKGLKNVVSMNLADNQLSDLPAEFSQLKNLKTLILTGNPIEKSTIEKLKTMMPQTQIYF, encoded by the coding sequence ATGAAAAAGTTATTTTTTTCTGTTCCGTTACTTATTTTTTTACAGGCTAAAGCTCAGATCGATCCTGTAAAATACCCTACATATACCAATATGGAAGATGCGCTGAAAAGTGGGAAAACAGTTTACAGCATGAGTTTCCGGGGCAAAACAATGTTTAATCTTCCTGCTGAAATTCAAAAGTTGGATTCCATATTTTTTCTTAATCTGATGGAAAATAAGTTTGAAAAAATGGACGAATCTATTTTTAAACTGAAAGAGCTTACGATTTTGAATCTGAACGAAAACAGCATCAAATATATTCCCGATGAAATTGCCGAACTTCAGAAACTGGAAAACTTTTCCATTAATTTAAATAGTCTCACACATATTAATTCAAATGTTGCAAAGCTTAAAAGGTTAAAAACAATTCATCTTGATGCCAATAATCTGAACGTTTTTCCCGAAGCATTATTGGAAATTCCAGGGCTGGAAGAAATTAATTTACAGGGAAACCAGATCAGCTTTATTGCAAAAGATTTAGATAAAATTAAAAATCTTAGATCGTTGAATCTCTCGTCAAATCAGATCAATGATTTGGGAAAATTAGAATTTCCGGGCCAATTAAAATATCTCGAATTACAGCAGAATTCTATTGCTGAACTTCCGGATGGCTTATTCAAATCAAAACAACTTGAATTTTTAAATGTAAGCCAGAACAACATCAAAGAAATTTCGGCCAAAGTAAAAGGATTAAAAAATGTCGTAAGCATGAACCTTGCCGACAACCAGCTTTCGGATCTTCCGGCAGAATTTTCTCAATTAAAAAATCTTAAAACCTTAATATTAACGGGTAATCCAATTGAAAAATCAACTATCGAAAAGCTAAAAACCATGATGCCGCAAACACAGATCTATTTTTAA
- a CDS encoding BT0820 family HAD-type phosphatase, whose translation MNNKKIAVDFDGTIVDDAYPAIGKPKIFAFETLRKLQSEGYRLILWTYRHGRALDEAVEFCLKNGVEFYAVNSSFEGEVFDSENQSRKIDADWFIDDRNLGGFPGWGEIYNIIQERIEFRVEGKEVLAYSKLKKEKKKGLFW comes from the coding sequence ATGAATAATAAAAAAATTGCAGTTGACTTTGACGGAACTATTGTTGATGATGCCTATCCCGCGATTGGCAAACCGAAAATTTTTGCCTTTGAAACATTAAGAAAACTCCAGTCAGAAGGATACAGGCTTATTCTCTGGACTTACCGTCATGGAAGAGCACTGGATGAAGCGGTAGAGTTCTGTTTGAAAAACGGTGTTGAATTTTATGCCGTAAATTCAAGCTTTGAAGGAGAAGTTTTTGACTCTGAAAACCAGTCTAGAAAAATTGATGCAGATTGGTTTATAGACGACAGAAATTTAGGTGGTTTTCCAGGCTGGGGCGAAATCTATAATATTATTCAGGAAAGGATAGAATTCCGCGTAGAAGGAAAAGAAGTTCTGGCATATTCAAAACTTAAAAAAGAAAAAAAGAAAGGATTGTTCTGGTAA
- a CDS encoding T9SS type A sorting domain-containing protein, protein MRKILFFLFAGSILSAQSTELFSNNWYISKIVSNGQTTPTPVMDIPLSKSDFITVSGGIGSGYAFNSKYFNNCQQEISFIAGTSSFSKISSACTLALYGGNNQLAVNNYDQKHQDFYIVPVTETYAYEIVNNGSDKVLIITKNSNGDKIYYNNTNSFLAAKENLLKETFLISQNPVKESLMIEHVEKGIPLQIFDMTGKLVYFGETSSEKFKIDTQNFTPGQYILILRGMKPLKFIKE, encoded by the coding sequence ATGAGAAAAATTTTGTTTTTTTTATTTGCAGGCAGTATACTGTCGGCGCAAAGCACCGAATTATTCAGTAACAACTGGTACATTTCCAAAATTGTAAGTAACGGACAGACTACTCCAACACCCGTGATGGATATTCCTTTATCGAAGTCAGATTTTATTACAGTTTCGGGAGGTATTGGCAGTGGCTATGCCTTTAATTCAAAATATTTTAATAACTGTCAGCAGGAAATATCTTTTATTGCCGGAACGAGCAGTTTTTCAAAAATCAGCTCTGCATGTACACTTGCTTTATATGGAGGAAACAATCAACTTGCGGTAAATAATTACGACCAAAAACACCAGGACTTTTATATTGTTCCGGTTACAGAAACCTATGCATATGAAATTGTAAACAACGGAAGCGATAAGGTTTTGATCATTACTAAAAATTCAAATGGCGACAAGATCTATTACAACAATACGAATTCTTTTCTTGCAGCAAAAGAAAATCTGTTGAAAGAAACATTTCTAATCTCTCAAAATCCTGTAAAAGAAAGCCTGATGATTGAACACGTTGAAAAAGGAATTCCTCTGCAGATTTTCGACATGACAGGAAAACTTGTTTATTTCGGAGAAACATCAAGTGAAAAATTCAAAATTGATACTCAGAATTTTACTCCAGGACAGTATATTTTAATTCTTAGAGGCATGAAGCCCTTAAAATTTATAAAAGAATAA